A window from Suncus etruscus isolate mSunEtr1 chromosome 18, mSunEtr1.pri.cur, whole genome shotgun sequence encodes these proteins:
- the LOC125995810 gene encoding HLA class II histocompatibility antigen, DM beta chain has product MMPLLPLLLGLSLGCTGAVGGFVAHVESMCVLDDDGTPKDYSFCVSFNKDLLTCWDPDQAAMVPVEFGALHVLAYNLSNIFNYNKQLIQLLSQGLNNCATHTQPFWRELTQRIRLPAVQVAKTTPFNTREPVMLACYVSGFYPAEVVISWRKNGKVVSPHNEAHDIIHPNGDWTYQTVSYLATNPSFGDTYICVVEHIGSPDPILKYWTPWLSPTQIVKVSVSVMTLSLGLIIFFAGFLCWRKSRFADTFESQKTVL; this is encoded by the exons ATGATGCCACTCCTGCCACTGCTGTTGGGCCTCAGCCTGGGCTGCACTGGAGCAG TAGGTGGCTTTGTGGCCCATGTGGAAAGCATGTGTGTACTGGATGATGATGGAACTCCAAAGGATTACTCCTTTTGTGTATCCTTCAATAAGGATTTGCTTACCTGCTGGGATCCCGACCAGGCTGCCATGGTCCCAGTTGAATTTGGAGCACTGCATGTACTGGCCTACAATCTCTCAAACATATTCAACTATAATAAACAGCTGATCCAGTTATTGTCTCAAGGGCTGAATAACTGTGCAACCCACACCCAACCTTTTTGGAGAGAACTGACACAGAGGATTC GGCTACCAGCTGTGCAAGTAGCCAAAACAACTCCTTTCAACACAAGGGAACCTGTGATGTTGGCCTGCTATGTGTCGGGCTTCTATCCTGCTGAAGTGGTCATCTCATGGAGAAAAAATGGGAAGGTGGTCTCCCCTCACAATGAAGCCCATGATATTATTCATCCCAATGGAGATTGGACGTACCAGACTGTCTCGTATTTAGCAACAAACCCCTCTTTTGGGGACACTTACATCTGTGTGGTAGAGCACATTGGAAGTCCTGACCCCATCCTGAAGTACTGGA CACCCTGGCTGTCCCCAACACAGATAGTGAAGGTGTCCGTGTCTGTGATGACTCTGAGCCTGGGCCTCATCATCTTCTTTGCTGGTTTTCTCTGCTGGCGGAAATCTAGGTTTGCTG ATACTTTTGAGTCCCAAAAGACTGTCCTCTAa
- the LOC125995811 gene encoding HLA class II histocompatibility antigen, DM alpha chain, with amino-acid sequence MVLEQSQGASVPLSLLLCLWLLTPSSPVLSQWTDLKASTAVWKKELQNHTLQHTVYCQNWSPNKGFSETYDGEQLFSFDFAQNTHVPRLPEFADWAQKSEDTSSILFEQSLCMFLIEQIGPLAEGNIPVSRGIPIVNVFTMTPLEFGKPNTLICHVSNLFPPALTLKWMHDFAPVEGAGPTIVSAVDGLSFQAFSYLNITPASSDIYSCVVTHEIDEYTGIAYWVPHDALPSDLLENVLCGMAFTLGVVGIILGLVLIAYTRKPCSGIASDDFFHPLSPQADSSRPKSSAI; translated from the exons ATGgttcttgagcagagccagggagCCTCTGTGCCACTCAGTCTGCTGCTATGCCTGTGGCTCCTGACTccttcctctcctgtcctctctcaatgGACAGACCTTAAAG CTTCAACTGCAGTGTGGAAGAAGGAGCTGCAGAACCACACTCTGCAGCATACAGTGTACTGCCAGAATTGGAGTCCCAACAAAGGATTCTCAGAGACCTATGATGGGGAGCAGCTTTTCTCCTTTGACTTTGCTCAGAACACACATGTGCCTCGTTTGCCTGAATTTGCCGACTGGGCCCAGAAGTCTGAAGACACTTCCAGCATTTTATTTGAACAATCCTTATGCATGTTTCTGATAGAGCAAATAGGCCCACTAGCAGAAGGAAATATACCAGTTTCTAGAG GTATCCCGATTGTTAATGTGTTCACAATGACACCCCTGGAGTTTGGCAAGCCCAATACATTGATCTGTCATGTCAGCAATCTCTTCCCACCTGCATTGACGTTGAAGTGGATGCATGATTTTGCCCCAGTAGAAGGAGCTGGACCCACTATTGTGTCAGCTGTTGATGGACTCAGCTTCCAGGCCTTTTCATATTTAAACATCACACCAGCATCCTCTGACATTTACTCCTGCGTTGTGACTCACGAGATTGATGAGTACACAGGAATTGCCTATTGGG TGCCCCATGATGCGCTGCCCTCAGATCTTCTGGAGAATGTGCTGTGTGGTATGGCCTTCACCCTGGGTGTTGTGGGTATCATTCTTGGATTGGTCCTCATTGCCTACACCAGAAAGCCTTGCTCAG GGATTGCCTCTGATGACTTCTTCCATCCTCTCTCTCCTCAGGCTGATTCATCCCGACCCAAGTCCAGTGCCATCTAA